ACGACCGACCGTTCGCCCACGTTGTGGAATCAGGACACGCGCGATGCGGCGTCCAATCGCTGGGTGGATGAAAGCACCATTGCGCGGCAGGCTAGCGTGTTCAGCGCGTGCTGCGCAATCTATGCACCGCGCTATCGCGCTGCCACGTACAAGGCTTTGGGCAGCGCCGCGCACCGCGACGCGGCCTATGCGCTGGCCTATACCGATGTGGAGCGCGCGTTCGACTGGTTCCTGAAGAATGTCAGCAAGGGCCGTCCGTTCATCATCGCCGGGCACAGCCAGGGTGCAAAGCATGTGGGCGATTTGCTGGAAAAGCGGGTCGAAGGCACGCCGCTGCGCAAGCGCATGGTTGCCGCCTATATTATCGGCATCAACATTGCCGAGGGTGAGTTTGGCCGCCGCTTCAAGCAGACCGGGCCGTGCAACACTCCTGCGCAAACCGGCTGCGTGCTGCAATGGAATGCGCTGGCCGCAGGGGCCAATCTGCCGATGGTGGCAGGCGCATTTGAAAAGAGCTTTACCGACGTTTACGGCCAAGTCCCGGGCCAGCAGATGCTGTGCATCAATCCCGTCACGTTCGACGCGCGCCGCCCTGCTGCAACCACTGACGAAGCCAAGGGCGCAGTCCCCGGCGATCCCGGCACGGGGCCGATGCTGCCCTTGCGGGCAAAGGCGGTGGCCGTGCAATGTCAGCGCGGCATGGCGATGACATATGCCATGCCTGGGCTGGACCTGAAAGAACTGCCGGGAGGATCACTGCACTATGAAGACGTTGCGCTGTTCTATGAAGATATCCGCGCCAATGCGGTTGTGCGGGTGAAAGCATGGGGCAGGGGGCGGCGGTAAGCGGAACCCTGACGCCAACGCCAGCTCTAACCCTTGAGACGCGTGGCGAAATTTCGTCCTGAAGGGACGGGCCGCTATTGTGGATAGCTGACTCTCCCGCCATGATCGAATTTGTCCACGCGCCCAAATCGCTTTTTGTCTGGTGATTATGCCAAGACCAGCATGACCGCCATTTACGGGGCTTCTACCGCGGCGTTCGGCGCAGGTTCTTCGACCATGCGCAGGCCCATCTTTTCCATTTGCTTGCGCATCCAGGCGCGCTCGTCCCATTGCAGTTTGGGATCGGTGCCGGGGACGGTTGCACCGGCGGGCGTGACCGACAGGTTGCCCGTTTCGTCAACCGCCAGTGCCATCGTTGCGCCTGCGATGGTGATCGCGGCGGTGCCTTGCGGCGCATAGATTTTCTGCGGCTTGCTGCTGGTCACTTCATCGCCGAAACGGATTTCCTCGCGCAGCGCAATGAATTCGCCCTCGCGCGCTTCGAACACGTATTCCAGTCGCAGGGGCTTATCAAAGCCGCGTTCGTCATCGCGTTCAACCGGCGGCGCGCCGTCGTTTGATGATGTGCTGGCGTTGTAGGATACGCCGGAAATGCCGAAGGCGGGTTGCAGATCGGTCAGGACGGTGTGGTTGCCCAGCTTGCTGTACGGCAGGCAGGCCGCCGACCAGCCATTGCGGCCAACCGGATCGGGTTTGTCCTTTGGCCCGGTTTCGCGGTGGACGGCGGTACACCATGTCAGTTCAAGGTCGATCTGGCGGAAATCTTCGTCGCCCAGATTGGGCAGGCTGGGGATACCGTTACGGGTAAAGGTCAGCGATGACTTGGCCGGGAAGCCATAGACCACGGTTCCCGCAGCGACCGAGCGTTTGCCGAAAAGGTTTGAAACCATGACGTCCTGCGTCAACCGTCCGTGATAGGCGTGGTGGAATGGCACGCTGGCGATGGCCGCGCCCTTTGCCACAGTGCCTGATGCGATGGTGGCGCCATCGTCGGCCATCATGATGGGGTAGGGAAATTTCTTCAGCGCAACCAGCCTGGCCTGATCCGGGGTGAAGCCCACGCTCAATTCCACCAGCGAATTGCCTTCGATGCGGTAGAGCGCTTGTGGATCTACCGGGCCTGCCAGTGCAAAGCGCGGGTTCTTCTTTTCGCCAATGGTGAAGGCAAACGGGCCAAGCTGCGCGACAAAGCCACCGGGCGGCGGTGGGGTGGCCCCTGCCGGAACGCTGTCCAGCCTGCGGCTGCGGCGGCACGAGGACAGGGAGCTGTCCTTTTCCATCCAGCCGAAAGGCTGAAACCGTTCTGCGTTGCTGTCGTCAATGGAGCGTGCTGCAAACCGGGGGCGGTCATGGTCACGCGCGCAGTTTTCAAGATCGATGGTCACTGCCGGGCGCTGGTCATCGGGCGCGATACGATAGGGCAAGGGTTGATCCAGTTTGCGCGACGCCTTCATCACGGTCAGGTGATAGGGTTTGGTCCCGCGTTCGGCGATGGCTTCTGCCGCATGGTCAAACTGGCCGTCGGCGTTTTCATCCACCAGACAGGCCGCAGGCGCGCGGTCAGACGCGGCCTGACAGAAATAGCGCGGCGCGCGCACCAGATCGAGCTGGCCAGACCGCATGGCCGACACCAGCCCGCCGGGAAAGGCGCGCCACAACAGCGTTTGGGCGCCGTTCACTTCGAGCATGGCGACCTGCATGGGCTTTACGTAAAAGCGGGTAAATGTGCGATCCGCTGGTGCATCGCCCCTGACCCACAGCAGGCCTTCGCCATCGCCCGGTTCCACCTTGTCGAGTACCAGCGGCACGTCGACGATCATGGCGTCGCGGATGGCCTGAACTGCTGCGGTTTGGCCGGCCGCTGGCACGGATTGCAACACGGCACAGGCAACCCCTGCTGCCAGAACAGCCCTTACGTTCATCAAGCACCCCCCAATTCTGAGGGAGGAACATGGACTTAACCAGCCAACTATCCAAGTATTGACGGTAGCGGGCCAAGTACAAATGTGTGGACAATCTTAACAGTAGCGCCGGTTTCAGCCCAGTCCCTGCAATAGCCGCGCGCGTTCGGCGGCGGGACGGTAGAGGAAGTTGGCGGGCAGGCCGAGCCGCACGCTGGCCTGACAGGGGGCCGATGATGGCACGGGGCGGGCATCGGCCAGTTTGCCTGCCATGCGCAGGGCCACGGCATCGAACCGGCCAAGGCGATAGCGCTGGCGCAATTCAAGCCGGTCCTGCAACCATTCGGGCAGGAGCGATACGGCGGCGCGCGCCACCGCGCGGTGCAGGAACTTGGGGATGCTGGGGGCGGCGCGGCCGGATTCGATGATTTCCAGAAATTCAAAGATGATCTGGTGCGGTTCGAACCGGGGTGCCAGTTCGTCCATCATGCCCATGAAATCGGCCACCGATTGTGGGGTGCGGCGCGCGCCAAACTGCCGGCCAATGGCATCGCCATCGCGCATGAAGCGGTCCTTGTCGGCAGGGGTGACCGGAGAGACGAAACGGTCATAGGCGGTGAGGAAGCCATAGGATGCAGTGGCGGCCACCCAGTCGAGCAGGGCTGGGTCCATCGCCCGGTACTTTTCGCCCGCCGGGGTTTCTCCCACTACTTTGCCATGCATCCGGTTGACCATGCCGATCACGTTGCGCGCGGTGCTGGCCGGGCCATAACAGGCCAGCATGGCGACTACCCCGGTGCGGCGCGACCGGCCAATGGGATCGGCCTTGTAGGTGGAATGGTCCCACACCCCGCTGCGAATGCGCGGATCGGCAAATTCCAGCAGCACCGCCGCGATACCGCCCACGCCCAGCGCGATCTGGTTCTTGTAAACGCGCCACTGCACGGAATCGGGCGGCAGCAGGGCAGGTTCGCCCATGGGCGCGGCGAAATCGATCCGCGTGCCCATGTAATTGTCGGCCATTGCGGTTGGGTCCACCATCAGAAATCATACCCCAAAGTCAGGCCGAAGGTGCGCGGCGGGTTGGGGAAGCGGACCACGACGTTGGCGTTGCTGGCCACGGCTGACCAGTAATATTTGTCGAACAGGTTCTTGGCCCAGATTGATGCCGACCAGCCGCTTTCGCTTTTTACTCCGATGCTGCCGTTGACCACGGTGAAGGCGTCGATCTTGTAGAGCGCGAGGTCTTCGAAAATGGTGTTCGACTTCGATTGATAGCGCACACTCATCGCACCATTGAACGAAAGGCCGCCGCCTATGGGCGTATCATAGGCCAGCGTGGCGCTGCCCTGAAAACGCGGGCTGTAGATGAATTCGGCTCCGTCGAAGTTCTGCGGCTGGCCTGCCGCATTGGTGCCGTTGTAATTGCTGATCCGCGTTTTCAGCCACAGCGCGTTGCCGGTGAGGCTTACCCCCTGCGCGGGGCGCACGGTCAGTTCGCCTTCCACGCCATAGGCTTCGCTGTCGGGCACGTTGTCCAGCCGTGACAGTGCGGTATAGATGGGGTCAGCAAAATAGGTGCTGATCTGCTTGTCGCGGTAATCGTAATAGAAGGCTGAAAGGTTGGCCTGCACGCGGCGGTCGGCAAGGCTGGCCTTTATGCCCAGTTCATAGGCGGTCAGCTTTTCCTGCGTGACGGGCGCGTTCTGGCGGGCAAGGTTGGCGGCGTTGATGGGCGTGGTGCCCGATTTATAGCCGCGCGAAACCGAGGTATAGGCCAGCGTATCGTCATTGGGCGACCAGTCCAGCGCCACCCGCCATGCCACGTTGTTTTCCGACAGGGTTGAACGCACTTCGCCAAATTTGCCGGTGACCGGATCGAACGTGTTGCACTGCCCCTGCGTGATCGGCGCGGCAAACACGCCATAGGATTGGAAATACAGCGCGCGGTTCACCACGTTGACGTTGGGCAACATGTTGCCATTGAAGTCGCGCGAACAGCCGTTGTAGCGCTGCCGATCTTCTGTGTAGCGGATGCCGGTGGTCAGCTTCAGCGTCCGGGTAAACTGCCAGTCGGCATTGGCGAACACGCTCCATGTGCGGGTGTTGATCCGGCCAAAGTCTTCATACGTGCGGAACGCCTGCGATATTTGCGCCAGGGTATAACCGCCCGAATTGAACGGCGTGGCCAGAAGCCCTGCGCCCGCCGCGCGGATCAGTCCGACATTGGCGTTCTGGCCCAGCAGGGTGCGGTTGGAATCGATGATGCGGTCATTGGCGTAGTAGCCGCCGACCAGCCAGTTCACCGTTTCGGTTTCGCCTTCAAGGTGCGCTTCCTGCGCGAAGGATTTGATCCGGCCCACGGTGTTCTGCAACAGCACTTCATAAGGCGCGCCGCTCCAGTCAGACAGGGCGTTGCGTTTGAAATCGTTATAGCTGGTCAGCGAAACGAACTTCATCGTGTCGCCGATATACTGATCCCAGCGCAGCTTCAGGCCCCAGAACCGGTTGTTTTCGCGCAATGGCCCATCAAGACCAAGCCCGGTGCCGACATCGGCGCTGCGGGCCGCTTCGGGTGCCCAATCGGCCTGCGTGGCGCTGGTTGGGAAATTATTGGCGATGTAATTGGCAAGGCCCGGCGTATTGAAAAAGCGCGAATTACTGGTGCCCGTTACCGGGTCTGTCGCAGGGGTAAAGCCCACGCCCTGTCCCGCCACGGTGTCAGACCGGTTGCGCCACCAGAAGGCGGACAGGTCGATGTGGGTCTTGTCCGTGGGGTCAATCGCCAGCGCGCCGCGAATGCCAAGCTTGTCGATTTTGCCCAGCCGTTCGCCGCGCGTATTGCTGACCTGCCAGCCCTTGTCAGACTGTTCGGACCGCACCGCGATGCGCGCGGCAATCCCTTCGGCCAGAGGGCCTGAGATATGGCCGCCAAGGTTCCATGTCTTGTAATTGCCAACGTCTGCGCTGACGCTGCCTTCGAACGTGTCGGTGGGCTTTGCCGTGATGAAGTTGATGAGGCCTGCCGTGGTGTTGCGGCCATAGAGCGTGCCCTGCGGGCCTTTCAGCACTTCTACCCGTTCAAGGTCCATCACCGGGCCGGTGTTCATGATGGGATAGGCATAGGCCACTTCATCTACATACGTGCCGACGGTGGACGTCGACGAAAGGTTGATGGTGTTGAAGCCGATGCCGCGCAGGGTATAGGTCGGCACGCCCTGATAGCTTTGCGATACGGTAAAGCTGGGGGCCACGGCGGTCAGATCGCGCACATCGGTTACGCGCAGGGCTTGCAGCGTGTCGGCGGTGACGGCCTGAATGGCCATGCCGACATCGTTCAACGATTCCGCGCGGCGCTGTGCCGTGA
The nucleotide sequence above comes from Novosphingobium sp. SL115. Encoded proteins:
- a CDS encoding TonB-dependent receptor; protein product: MKGFRKTLLIGTALCALPVSPALAADAAAPPQPASPDEIIVTAQRRAESLNDVGMAIQAVTADTLQALRVTDVRDLTAVAPSFTVSQSYQGVPTYTLRGIGFNTINLSSTSTVGTYVDEVAYAYPIMNTGPVMDLERVEVLKGPQGTLYGRNTTAGLINFITAKPTDTFEGSVSADVGNYKTWNLGGHISGPLAEGIAARIAVRSEQSDKGWQVSNTRGERLGKIDKLGIRGALAIDPTDKTHIDLSAFWWRNRSDTVAGQGVGFTPATDPVTGTSNSRFFNTPGLANYIANNFPTSATQADWAPEAARSADVGTGLGLDGPLRENNRFWGLKLRWDQYIGDTMKFVSLTSYNDFKRNALSDWSGAPYEVLLQNTVGRIKSFAQEAHLEGETETVNWLVGGYYANDRIIDSNRTLLGQNANVGLIRAAGAGLLATPFNSGGYTLAQISQAFRTYEDFGRINTRTWSVFANADWQFTRTLKLTTGIRYTEDRQRYNGCSRDFNGNMLPNVNVVNRALYFQSYGVFAAPITQGQCNTFDPVTGKFGEVRSTLSENNVAWRVALDWSPNDDTLAYTSVSRGYKSGTTPINAANLARQNAPVTQEKLTAYELGIKASLADRRVQANLSAFYYDYRDKQISTYFADPIYTALSRLDNVPDSEAYGVEGELTVRPAQGVSLTGNALWLKTRISNYNGTNAAGQPQNFDGAEFIYSPRFQGSATLAYDTPIGGGLSFNGAMSVRYQSKSNTIFEDLALYKIDAFTVVNGSIGVKSESGWSASIWAKNLFDKYYWSAVASNANVVVRFPNPPRTFGLTLGYDF
- a CDS encoding oxygenase MpaB family protein; the protein is MVDPTAMADNYMGTRIDFAAPMGEPALLPPDSVQWRVYKNQIALGVGGIAAVLLEFADPRIRSGVWDHSTYKADPIGRSRRTGVVAMLACYGPASTARNVIGMVNRMHGKVVGETPAGEKYRAMDPALLDWVAATASYGFLTAYDRFVSPVTPADKDRFMRDGDAIGRQFGARRTPQSVADFMGMMDELAPRFEPHQIIFEFLEIIESGRAAPSIPKFLHRAVARAAVSLLPEWLQDRLELRQRYRLGRFDAVALRMAGKLADARPVPSSAPCQASVRLGLPANFLYRPAAERARLLQGLG
- a CDS encoding DUF3089 domain-containing protein, whose product is MAKGKVFSVLAAVLCGMLPAGVALAQPAEIAAMAPPAPDYADAANWAAGPAGPGAAAALPAGASAAAVNSPADVFYLHPTTDRSPTLWNQDTRDAASNRWVDESTIARQASVFSACCAIYAPRYRAATYKALGSAAHRDAAYALAYTDVERAFDWFLKNVSKGRPFIIAGHSQGAKHVGDLLEKRVEGTPLRKRMVAAYIIGINIAEGEFGRRFKQTGPCNTPAQTGCVLQWNALAAGANLPMVAGAFEKSFTDVYGQVPGQQMLCINPVTFDARRPAATTDEAKGAVPGDPGTGPMLPLRAKAVAVQCQRGMAMTYAMPGLDLKELPGGSLHYEDVALFYEDIRANAVVRVKAWGRGRR